From Candidatus Nanopelagicales bacterium, the proteins below share one genomic window:
- a CDS encoding cold shock domain-containing protein translates to MPTGTVKWYDTEKGFGFLASDEGEDVFVHVSTLPDGVTALKPGTKVEFGIVDGKRGKQALSVKIIGPTPSVVKGSRKPAGDLAGLVEDLIKLLDGVATQLQRGKYPADVMAQKTAAVLRAVANDLDI, encoded by the coding sequence ATGCCTACAGGAACCGTGAAGTGGTACGACACTGAGAAGGGCTTCGGCTTTCTCGCATCAGACGAAGGTGAAGACGTCTTCGTCCATGTGTCTACGCTGCCTGATGGCGTCACGGCACTCAAGCCTGGAACAAAGGTCGAGTTCGGCATCGTTGACGGCAAGCGCGGTAAGCAGGCACTGTCAGTCAAGATCATTGGCCCGACCCCTTCTGTGGTCAAGGGCAGCCGCAAGCCTGCTGGCGATCTTGCTGGCCTCGTTGAAGACCTCATCAAGTTGCTTGATGGCGTGGCCACGCAGCTTCAGCGGGGTAAGTACCCTGCAGATGTCATGGCACAAAAAACCGCCGCAGTGTTGCGCGCGGTTGCCAACGACCTCGACATTTAA
- a CDS encoding Asd/ArgC dimerization domain-containing protein translates to MTVDEATALLSSAPGVSVVDVPTPLAAAGTDPSLVGRIRQDQSVADGRGLVLFVGNDNLRKGAALNAVQIAELVAAGL, encoded by the coding sequence ATCACTGTCGATGAGGCAACAGCATTGCTGAGCAGCGCACCTGGTGTGTCAGTGGTTGATGTGCCAACTCCATTGGCAGCTGCGGGCACCGATCCGTCGCTGGTCGGTCGCATCCGCCAAGACCAGTCGGTAGCGGACGGTCGAGGCTTGGTGTTGTTTGTCGGCAACGACAATCTTCGCAAGGGGGCGGCGTTGAACGCTGTTCAGATTGCTGAACTGGTTGCCGCAGGTCTCTAG